The sequence below is a genomic window from bacterium.
AGTAACGGCATGCCGTATTGCTGTTTGACTCGTTTTAACGAGTAGATATCCTGTGCCGATTATGGGTAATACTACCGCTGGGATTATCAATAGCAATTCTTTAATAATAAGATGTTCACGCATTCGATTGAATAATTTTGTAACCATAATTGATTTCATTTTTTCGGGGTTAATATCCCCAATTTTATCGTTATCTTTCCCAACGTTTACAATCGGGGTTATTTGCTGTCATCATCTGCGTTTAATTCAACCACAAAACGCTCCCACAACATTCAAGGATTTGGCATTCCGTTATATAAATGTTGAACAGTGAATTTCCGCATTTGATTTTGGTTTTATAATTTAATATCCCAATCTTTTAGATTCCAGTAGATATTATCGCTACTGCGTGGATGAATATAAGCAATTCGGGTATTCGCACCGGATAATTTATATGGAAAAAATAACAATATCCCGGGTGGATTTACCGCTAGTTCATATTGAATCTGGTCGATTAGATCTTTCCGCAAGTCTGGGTCAACCGTAACCTGCAATTGGTCATATATTTTATCTAAAGCATTGTTAGTATATGAAAACGCGTTCAATCCATTTTGGATTTGGTCTGAATGGAAGAAGGCATACCCGAAATTGGTTTCATATAGTGAGTCCATTTCGGCAATCGCGGCATCGAATTTTTTCGGAAGTAGATACTCATTTATCAGCTGAGATACCGGTAAAGATTTCAGATATAGATTAATTCCGAGCTCCTGTAGTTGCTGGTCGAGAATAAGTGCTAGTTGTCGCTTGAGCGTGTTATCTTCATCAATCAGGAGCGTAAATTCAAATGGAACTCCTTGTTTTTTTAGCTGTCGTGTTTTTTTGTCAATAGACCAGCCGGCATCGTTAAGTAGTTTAAGTGCGGTTCGTGGCTGATATTGAAACGATGGAGTCGTCCGGTTATATAAAGAACTATCTGGCGGAAAAATACTCCTAGCAATACTTCCTTCTCCGAGCAGAACTTCATCAATCATTGCTTGTTTATCCACCGCATAATTGAGCGCTTTCCGAATACGAACATCTGCAAATAACGGTGAGCGATTATTCAGTATTACCATATAATAATAACGGGCAGGCGTTTTATACCCTTGAATTTTCGGATTAGTTAATAGCACTTTGTAATCTTCCGGAAGAACCCCTTCAGCGACATCAATTTGTTCTGTCATCAACTGCGACCAGGTGACAGTTTGATTCGGTAACGAGCGAACAATAATTCGGTCGAGATTCGGTTTTCCAAGAAAATAATCGGGATTAGCGGTCAGGATTAAGGTTTCATCAATCCATTGTTCAACTTTGAATGGGCCGGTACCAATCGGATGACGATTAAATGCTAAGTTCGGATTCTGTAAATCGGTTATCGTCAGCCGATGTTTGGGAAGTATAGCGATTCGCATCGTGTATAGAAAGTTTGTGTTCGGTTCTTTAAAAACTATCCGTAGCTGATACCGACCGAGAACTTCGATATGGTCAACGGAATTAAATTCACTCGCTAAATAACTGGCTATTTTCGGATGCATAATCGCATCGTAGGTGAATTTAACATCATCAGCGGTGAGTTCCACTCCATCGTGAAACTTCACACCAGCCCGAAGATGAATGGTTAACTCTTTCCGGTCGGGACTATATTGCCAGCGTTGCGCAAGATGTGGGATGAGCTCAAGCTGGTCATTCATTTGAATTAATCCATCAAATATGTTTGTTTCAATTGCAGTTAAGGTTGATTCCGCAACCAGAATTGGATTTATTTTATCTCCGAGCACGCCGCCAATTACCACCGTTTTCAGTTTCGGCTTATTTTGAATAAACGAACAACCGAGGAATATAGCAATCCCAATTGATGTTATTGCAATGAATATTCGGTAGTAATATTTCATAAACTTTCATCATCCTAAATGGCTATAACTACCTCGGCTATACACGGGGGCATAGTAGATATTTGAATTTTGCTTTTTAATTATGGACCATACCGATAGATATCACCGTCGCTAACCACACCGTTCGTTGGGTCGTATTGACTTGGTGTTGGGTTCATCCCTTCATGGTCATTATCCATATCCGGACCATTACTCATTAAGAACCATTTCCATTCATAATGCCATAACCCTGGATCCATCGGGTCGGATTCGTCAGGAAAACCTTCGTCCGATTGAACATACACATATGGGGTTAGTATTCGTGTTCCATCATAAGCGCTTGTATAATGGAATATATCTAATGGAATTGAACGAATATACGCTACTGGTGTAGTTAATCTGCTCTGAACTACCCACATATCGTATGACATTAAATCGTCCGGCGGAACTCCAAATGGCGGATATGCAGTATTATCAACATGATATGCTTCGATAGCGGTTGCTAATGACCGTAATTCCGATTTAACCCGAGTAACTTTCGAACGCATTTGCGCAGCGAGAAAGTTTGGAATCGCTATTGCCGCTAGAATAGCGATAATCGCTACAACGATTAATAATTCAATGAGCGTAAATCCGGTTAAAATTAAAAATGCCTGATGATTTTTATGATTGCTCAATGCAAATAAGTGATACGGTGTAGTTTTTTGTTTCATACGTTAATGTTGCCTTTCATAATTGCCACATATAACACAACTATGCACCAAATAAAATTGGCACGTAATATGCCAATTCAATACATAGAGTGATTTGATATGCTTTTTAGCGATAAAATTAGAGTTCTGATATGACGAGAATGAATTTAACTTTAATTAAATCAAAAGAAAATAAAATTTTCGGAAATAAACTTAGAGGAAAGCGCCCCTTGAAAAATCAAGGGTTTGAATGATGTAATTTTATGTCACCTGCTAGTATTATTAGTTACAAAATTGTGTTCGCGGTTACATTTTATGTTTAAAATTACGGAAAGTGGAGGGAGTAATCCGAAGGCATAAAAAAAGGAGATGGTATCGCCCAATACCATCTCCCAACCCATTATTGCAGATATATCAGCAATAATCTGCTAAAGGCGTATTAATATTTGAACCAGGCACATACTTTTTCTGGTTTTACGCCTTTTTTAAGGACTATGACCTTCACGCCTACCTCCCTCCTCTCTCCGTAATTTCGGTTTTATCTCTTCACTCAAAGCTCTAGAGTGAAGATGGATGTATATACCCACCTGAACTCTGACGCCCAATTCAGAGTTCGGTGGTGTTATTCATTCATAATTTACTACTCCCTTCGTTAACACTAACCGTTGCATAATCCGATTTTAATACGGCTAGTCCAACTGAATCGAAATAAGATTTTTCACAAACGACTTGAGTATAATCACCAAACTTAACCTGCGCACAATACCGGCATCCAGCGCCGCAAATCGGGAAATAGATACAATCGAGACATTCTTTTGGGGCATTAACATTGATAAAATCTGAATACCGCTGATTAAACCCCGTGCGGATATCACCGATGATAAATTCTGGTCTTCCAACGAACCCTGCGCATTTATAAAAGTTCCCAACCGGGTCAATTACCAGACTATTATCGAAATTGAATTCGCAAGGACCGAGAACCAGATAATCCGGAACCGAGAATCCGCGTGATTTAGCTTCATTCCGAAGATGCAACATCGCAGATAAATCCGATTCGGCAAAAGAGATACTCGCGCATTGCGCTGCAACCGCTGAAGTTTTTTGGTTTGTATTCAGAATCGGTTTAAATGAAATATGTTTAATGCGGTCGGTCAATCCCAGTTCTTTTAATTCATCGAGCATTTCCGAAAAACTCGCGATATTTTCCGCATCGTAGTTTCCGGATACTATCAGGTTAATTTCCTCCGGTAACGTTAAAAGATTATCAAAAATCGCTTGATACGAATCAATCTGGGTTTTACTCGGTCGCTTTCGATTATGGAACTCGCGATTCCCGTCGATTGTGACTTTAACTTGGGTTATTCGGCAATCAGCCAGTTTTCTTGCTGTCGATTTATATAGGAGCACACCATTTGAAATGAGTTCTGCATGATAAGTTATATTCTTGGTGTCGCAAAACGCGCATATCGTTGAACTAATTTTTGTTATCGCTTGCTGGTTTAATAAAGGTTCTCCGCCGTAAAAGCAAATTCTCACCTGGCGAATTTGCTTTTCAGATATCTGCTGTTGAATCCACTGAATTACCCGATTCTGCGTTTCCGCATCCATAAATATCGGTTGAATTACTCCTTCTTCAACGCAATACACACAAGCGAGATTACAGGCGTAGGTAGTTAAAATCGTTAAATTTAACGTGTGATTATTATTTCGAATATCAGCTAACCAAGTACTGATGGTTTCAGTTTCGTCAATGGTATCAGGGATTAAGAATTTTTCTTCAATAAGCGGAGTTAATGAATCATCAGCTTGAATTGAATCAGGAAATTGGGTGAGAACATCTTTAGTCTGCTGATTGAGATATACAAGTGATNGGGTGAGCGTATTATACGCTAAATAACCGTCTTCAACAGGAACGAAAACTATATATCGGGACGGTTTCATAGTTTAGTCCTTAGCCGGTTATCACTTGTTGTTATCTGCAATTAAAGGGCAAAATATGTCACTTCAGGTTACTTCGTGAAATAACATAGCATATCAAGTCATTTAATGTCAACTACATTTTTGCTGATTACAGTTTTGAACTTGATTCGGTTAATCTAATACTTTTTATCCTACATTTAATTCAACCTATTTGTATCCGGATGATATACGGAGTTACTACGAACGAGATAATATCTCGTTCGTAGTAACTCCAGTGTGAATCTCTGAAAAATAGCGAGCGATAAAAGATGAAATTATCAATTTTCCGCTTGACATCCAACTGTATTAGTGATATAATACAGTAGTAAAGTGAACTATTGCTATGTTTTGTTCGTCTTTAGGTTAGGTGAAATTTATGTATATTAATATCGATCCATCGAGTGGATTGCCCATCTATTTGCAAATTATCAATCAGATAAAATACTCGATTGCGATGGAAGCTGTTAGACCTGGTGACCAATTACCATCAGTTCGCGAACTCGCTAGCCAACTTCGCGTTAACCCGAATACCGTTGCAAAAGCTTATACCGAACTCGAACGGGAAAGAATCGTCTTCACGAAACGTGGGGAAGGAACGTTCGTTTCCGATATTAACGTTTCGATAAGCGAAGAGGAAAAAGAGAAAATTATCGCTGATATGCTGAACCGTGCTCTGGTTCAAGCGTATCATTTTAAGTTATCAGGAGATGAAATTCAAAAAATATTTGATAAAGAAAAAGAAAAAATTAATTTATGATAACCACCAAGTCATCAAAACACCAAGGTAACATAAAATAATTCTTTTAGTATCTCGGTGTCTTAGTGGTTGAAGATTTTATTATACCATTAATTTTATTTAAGGAGTTTTTATGGATAATATAATTCAGACACAGAATTTAGTTCGCAAGTTCGGGAAAACGGTTGCGGTTGACCATATCAGTTTACAGGTTAAAAAAGGGAGTATCTATGGTTTTCTCGGCGAAAATGGCGCTGGGAAAACCACGACGATTAAAATGATGCTTGGTCTGCTGAAACCGACTGATGGAACGGTCGAAGTGTTGGGATATAATCCGCTCAAAGATAGTGTTGCGATTAAGAAGCGGGTAGGGTATGTTCCGGAAGACCAGACGATGTATAGTTGGATGACGGTTACTGAAATCTGCAAGTTCACCGGTAGTTTCTATCCGACGTGGAATAACAAACTCGCTGAAGATTTACTAACTCGGTTCGACCTGCCGAAATCGAAAAAGATAAAAACGTTATCTCGCGGGATGCAAGCGAAAGTGATGTTAACCCTCGCATTAGCGCATGAACCGGAACTCTTGATACTGGATGACCCGACCTCAGGGCTTGACGCTATCGTTCGCCGGGAATTCTTAGAAAGTATCGTTGATTTGATTGAACAGGAAGGGAGAACGGTTTTCTTCTCATCGCATATCATCAACGAAGTTGAACGCGTTGCAGATTATATCGGTATCATCCATAACGGGAAATTGGTTATCGAAACCGAACTGGAACAGCTGAAACAACAGACGAAAAAACTGCGATTGATTTTTGAATCGAATCCGCCGGAACTCGGTTCAGTTCCTAATCTATTGCGAGTTGAAAAAAGCGCACATGAATTGATTTTAACCATTGCCGATTTTAATGACCGGAAACTTGCGGAGTTACAGAACCGGTTCCGAGCGAAATCCGCTGAAGTCATTGATATGAATTTAGAAGATATCTTTGTTGAATATTGCCGAAAGAGAAACTAATCAGCCACGAATCTACCCGAATGATAGCGAATATTCCGAATGACATATTCGATGCATTCGCTGACATTCGATTTATTCGATATGCTTACAGCACTTCTTTGGAAAGAATGGCGGCAAAGTCGATTATCTATCTTAGGTATAGCTTTGTTTTGTGCTGGATATTTTGCATTAATCTGGTTATTTCGGATTTTTCTTTATACGAGAATTATGAGCAATTTACCAAATAAATCAGATTGGGTTGTATATGATAATGCCATCCGGATATTATGGTATTATTGGTTTTGTGGAATAGTATCTGCCACCATGGGTTCTTTATTTTCTGAAGAACGAGCGAAAAAAACGTTACAGTTTCTTTTTATTCATCCCACAACTCGAACACGAATCTGGTTTGCTAAAGTATGGTATAGTTTCCTAGTAATAGCAGGAGCGTTCTGTATCGTAGCCGTATTCCATCGGCTAGTAGGAGCATATTGGGTCTGGAACGAAGCGGATATAGTTAGGGTAGTTCCCTATGCGTTCTATATATCGCTAGCTGGTTTTGCAATCAGTATATTTATGGGAACCGCAATCGAAAACAGTGTTACTTCCCAAATTGCGACGGTTCTGGTTCTGGTAATATTATATTTCGGATTTCAATATTACGGTAAACTTGATTGGCGATATATCCTTCCCCTGTTGATGCCAATATCGGTCGTTTTCATCATTATATCGCATGTAGTGTTCTGTTTTCCGGATTATTGGTATCAACCGTTTCGAAAAGAATGGTATAAGAAAATCGCTTGGATTGCACTCCCGACATTCTTAATAAGCTGGATACCTTTTTTATTAGAGAAATAATTTCAGAGATTAAATTAACCACGAGTAATGCTAATGATAGCGAATAATGCGAATAAACAAATTTAACTGAATCGTTGTCATTCGCACCATTGGATTATGAGATTATTCTTTTGGAAGGAATTTAGAGAAAATTGGCCGATTGTTCTCGTCGGAATCATATTCGCCGGATTTGTTAATTTTATTACATTCACCAACCGCGAATTAGTGGGTATGGCAAGTGACCCGAAATATTTGTTGGTCATCGTTCCGTTATTTATTTCAATGCTGATTGCGAATATCTTTGCTACAGAATTTGCGCATAAAACGTTACCGTTCTTGCTGATATTGCCTATCTCACGCAATAGGCTATGGATATATAAGGCGGTTATCGGATTATTATTGAGTATTATTTTAGTTTGTGGAACAATCGGTAGTATTGTATTGACATCTCATTTAACACCTAAACCGGTTTCCTTAGATACTTTTTTCAATTTCACGGGAACGGAATTGAACGATTTTATTAGTGTCGGTTTCCTATTTTACGCTGTAGCGTTATTCTGTTCCGTACTCGTTACCAGTAATACCATAGCCGCTGGCGGTAGCG
It includes:
- a CDS encoding ABC transporter substrate-binding protein; the protein is MKYYYRIFIAITSIGIAIFLGCSFIQNKPKLKTVVIGGVLGDKINPILVAESTLTAIETNIFDGLIQMNDQLELIPHLAQRWQYSPDRKELTIHLRAGVKFHDGVELTADDVKFTYDAIMHPKIASYLASEFNSVDHIEVLGRYQLRIVFKEPNTNFLYTMRIAILPKHRLTITDLQNPNLAFNRHPIGTGPFKVEQWIDETLILTANPDYFLGKPNLDRIIVRSLPNQTVTWSQLMTEQIDVAEGVLPEDYKVLLTNPKIQGYKTPARYYYMVILNNRSPLFADVRIRKALNYAVDKQAMIDEVLLGEGSIARSIFPPDSSLYNRTTPSFQYQPRTALKLLNDAGWSIDKKTRQLKKQGVPFEFTLLIDEDNTLKRQLALILDQQLQELGINLYLKSLPVSQLINEYLLPKKFDAAIAEMDSLYETNFGYAFFHSDQIQNGLNAFSYTNNALDKIYDQLQVTVDPDLRKDLIDQIQYELAVNPPGILLFFPYKLSGANTRIAYIHPRSSDNIYWNLKDWDIKL
- a CDS encoding SPASM domain-containing protein, whose protein sequence is MKPSRYIVFVPVEDGYLAYNTLTXSLVYLNQQTKDVLTQFPDSIQADDSLTPLIEEKFLIPDTIDETETISTWLADIRNNNHTLNLTILTTYACNLACVYCVEEGVIQPIFMDAETQNRVIQWIQQQISEKQIRQVRICFYGGEPLLNQQAITKISSTICAFCDTKNITYHAELISNGVLLYKSTARKLADCRITQVKVTIDGNREFHNRKRPSKTQIDSYQAIFDNLLTLPEEINLIVSGNYDAENIASFSEMLDELKELGLTDRIKHISFKPILNTNQKTSAVAAQCASISFAESDLSAMLHLRNEAKSRGFSVPDYLVLGPCEFNFDNSLVIDPVGNFYKCAGFVGRPEFIIGDIRTGFNQRYSDFINVNAPKECLDCIYFPICGAGCRYCAQVKFGDYTQVVCEKSYFDSVGLAVLKSDYATVSVNEGSSKL
- a CDS encoding GntR family transcriptional regulator is translated as MYINIDPSSGLPIYLQIINQIKYSIAMEAVRPGDQLPSVRELASQLRVNPNTVAKAYTELERERIVFTKRGEGTFVSDINVSISEEEKEKIIADMLNRALVQAYHFKLSGDEIQKIFDKEKEKINL
- a CDS encoding ABC transporter ATP-binding protein translates to MDNIIQTQNLVRKFGKTVAVDHISLQVKKGSIYGFLGENGAGKTTTIKMMLGLLKPTDGTVEVLGYNPLKDSVAIKKRVGYVPEDQTMYSWMTVTEICKFTGSFYPTWNNKLAEDLLTRFDLPKSKKIKTLSRGMQAKVMLTLALAHEPELLILDDPTSGLDAIVRREFLESIVDLIEQEGRTVFFSSHIINEVERVADYIGIIHNGKLVIETELEQLKQQTKKLRLIFESNPPELGSVPNLLRVEKSAHELILTIADFNDRKLAELQNRFRAKSAEVIDMNLEDIFVEYCRKRN